The nucleotide sequence ATTATTCGGATTTGCCACAGTATAGGTAATCGTATAGGTTCCAGGTGCGGCAAATACTGCCATTCCTGCTCCATCAATGATATTGAGCACCTGACCGCTGGCGTCGATAATCTGAGCTGTCACACCGGAAATGGCTGTCTGGCCCAGAACCGCTCCGACGCCCTCATATACATTGTAAGCTGCATTGGCTTCAATGGTTTTGAGCTTATTGGCATCAATGTTGATAACTGGAGTCCGGTTGTCTGTAACCGTAATACGTTTTACGGCCTGTACGGCAGCCTGGCTGTTAGCCGGATTTGCCACTGTATATACTACCGTGTAAGTTCCCGCCTGTTCAAAAGTATAGTCTGTTCCGGTAAATTCACTGGAAACACCTGCCGGAGTGGTCACGTTCAGCCGAATTCCTGCCGTTACATCCTGACCTGATATCAAAGCTGCCGTCACGCCTGCCCGCAGATTCAGAGCAGTTCCGATTTCCGCGTTCTGGTCCGTAACTCCGGAAATAACAGGAGCCGCAGTGTCAACTACTGTTACGGTCATTTCTTTTACTGCAACGGCTTTCTTGTTGTTTGGATTTTTTACGGTATATCTTACCGTATAAATGCCTGTCTGAGTAAATCTGTAATTCGTATACTGACTGCTGCTCAGCTTCTTAAATTTCTCTTTGTTGGGTGCTTTCACTCTGACTTCCACTTTTGAGGTCATATTCTTACCGGAAACCAGTTTTGCTTTGACACCGGATTTCAGATTCAGTACGGAGCCGTATTCCACAGTTTTCGCAGAAACAATGCCGCTGTACTTCGGTTTCTTTGTATCTCTCACCTTAACGGTGGAAGTTACTTTCGTCACCTGTTTGTTATCCGGATGGGTTACATAATAATTAATCTTATATGTTCCCAGCTTTGTCAGTTTCAGAGTACTCTTCTTATATGTTTTCTCTTTTTTGCTGCCCGGATAAATCACCTTAATCTTAATCTGCTTTGTCAGATTCTTTCCGGATGCAGTAGTTGCCTTCACATTTTTCTTTAATTTCAGGGTTGATTTATATTCTTTGGTCTGAGTTTTCTTCACACCGGAAATTTTAGCCTTTCCGGTATCGGCAACGGTATACACCACGTCTGCATAAGCGTTTCTTCCCAGGGCGTCTGTGACCCGGTAGGTGATTTTATAGTCGCCCAGCTTTTTGGTATTTACTTTTCCGGCATAAGCCAGATTACCGCTGATATCATTTCCAAGGGAGTCTCTTGCCACAATTCCTGTCAGTGGATTAAAATTACTTCCATAGGATACTGTTCTGGAGGCGCCGCTGGTATCAATAGAAGGCATTGCGGAGCTGTAGGGGTTGCCTGCCATGGGGTCCGTGGGGTCCCAGCCGGTTCCTGTATTGGGTACTTTAATGGATGCCGGTTTCCCCAGGGGGTCATTGGCAGAGGAACCGTAGATAATCCTGACTTCAGTTCCCAGCGGGCAGTTATCATAAATCCATTTTGCATCCGCTACGGTCAGACGGACACAGCCGTGAGAGGCTGTTGAACCCAGTTTATTGTACTGCACATAAGACTGGGATGCATAATCACCGTTCCGGTAATACCACACGGAATGAAACAGAATGCCGTTCACAATACGGGTACAATACTGTCCATAGGAAGGCCCGTCCAGTTCATGCCATCTGTATTTATTGGGGGTATAAAAAGTTCCAAGGGGTGTGGCAGTTCCCACAGAACATACAAATGCCCGCTCCGGAGTTCCGTCTTTCCGGTATACAGTTACCACATTTGTTCCCTTGTTCACCTGTAATATGTAATTTCCTGCTCCTGCCGCCTGAGCCTCACCGGTATTCACATGAAAGAGTGAAACAGCCAGCAGAAAGCAAAGCATAATCGAAATGATTCTCTTACTTTTTTTCATTCTCATTCTCCAACACATTTCTGAATCGTTACATTTTCTTTACAGTTTACATACATTTCTTCTAATACACACTCTCCCACAGGAAATAATATCCTGTGGGAGTTAAAAAAACATTCTGATTTTATAAAGTATTTGCCTCGTCTACCACTTTCTTAATTGCGGCAGCAGCGTCTTCCGGCAGCTTGTTAAATCCGCCTTCTGCTTCGTCAAGGTTTGTCACATAATTCAGTCTGTCCTGCATACGTGCTTTTAACTGCTCAATATAATCTTTGTCAGACAGATTCGGAACAAATCCTTCCCATTCAAAGATTTCAATATCGGAGAACGGTCCCCATGGTTTGAAATCTGCTTTCTTTTCAACGATAGCTTCCAGAACACCCAGGGTATCCTTCGGCTGAACTTTCTTGCCCATAAATTCACCGGTATTGATAATGTAGCAGTCTACATTCTTGGTTTCCACCAGAGATTTGAACTTCTCATAATCGTTTACCAGCGGATAAGTACGGAATGGGTTCGCATAAGGCTCTACCACCAGTGCGTTGGGGTCTACGCCTGCTGCAAGTCTCTCGGCAGTGGACCGCTTGGTTGCAAGGGTTGCACCCATAACGGAAGCAAGGGAAGCTCCCTTTAATTTTACTACCGGCGGAATGGTGGGGTCTTTCATAATCCAGAAGATTGCATTTACCGGAGCTTCAATCTTATCCACACGGTTCGGTGACCATAATTTGGACTTGATGGCACGTCCGTTACCGTTACGTACATCTTCTGTTACCAGAACGACCTTTCCGTCCTCATCCAGAGTTGCGGAACAGTTCTGAGCTGTCAGCAGGAATTTGTTGTCCTCACATGCAGTGGGATAATCTGCGGTCTTGTCAAAGTAAGTAGGCTCTAATGCCACGGAAGAACATGTCTCTGCATTGATGATAAATGCATCGTCGTGAAGCACTTTGATAGACGGATATTTGTTGTTGTGTTTTGCATGTGTCAGAGTAGATTTGCCGGAACCGGATAATCCGAATACTGCGGCAACATACTTGGAGCCATCTTCCAGTGTATATTCCTTCTGTCCGCCATGGCAGGAAGCGTAACCGTTTCTGTTCGCAAGGGCCCATGCCAGTGTCAGTGTTCCTTTCTTATGCTCTCCGAAATATCTCATACCCAGGATTCCTGCGCAGTTGGTATCCGTATTGAAATAGCACAGGCAGTTGGGGTCTGAAATGTCAGTCTTATCTGTTCCAACCCACTGAGGATCAGAGAAAATGTAAATATCCGGCTCGTTCTCATACAGTTTGGATGATTTGTACATCTTTACATAATTGTCAGACATATACTGGAAGTTCAGCATCCAGGAGTAAAGGAGGTTCTCTTCTCCTTCCGGAATCAGCAGATGTGCCTTTACCATAAATTCCGGATCAAGACCGATAAATACTTCCGCATGATACATGGTTTTCCATCTGGTATCATAAACTGCATCCATCAGAATCTTATCCAGTTCCGTGGTATTAACACCCGGCTTGCCGGTAATTCTTCTAGCAGGCGCATAACGTCCTGTGATAGAACCGTCATTGAACAGCAATACCTTCGCATCCGGCTCAAGACCAAATTCTTCGCCTCTGTATACAGGCATGTCTGTTACAACAGTTCCCGGAGAATTCTTCGCAAGCTCATATGCTTCCTTCAGGGTATTTACCTTCACTACATTGTTGCCGTAAAATGCGGCTTCAATAATAGAACGGGTCTTTGAAAAACCAACCTTATTGGGCCCGATCTCTGTTCTTGGATAATATGCCTTTGTTGCCATTGTTTCATTTCCTCCTTAAATTTAAACTTCACTACTATATAGCATATCCCTTTGTCATTTCCCTGTCAATCTTTTTTTGTCTTTCCGTGTAAAAAAATGTTATTTATGCCGGTTCGCATGGCTTCAGGTCTTCTTTCCGGAAAGGGCCCGGAAACAGTTCACCCAGAGTCATGACGCGGTAATCCTCCTCATCATTGGCCAGAATCACCGAAAATGTGTCGAAATCGCAGAACTCTGCCAGAACCTGTCTGCAGATTCCGCAGGGAGCCAGATAATCATGATTGTCTCCATTGATAACAATGGCCTCAAATTCCCGTTCCCCTTCGGATACCGCCTTGAATATGGCAGTGCGCTCCGCACAGTTTGTAGCCGAAAAACTCACGTTCTCAATATTGCAGCCTGTATAAATTCTGCCGCTTTTTGCAAGCAGCGCGGCACCCACACGGAAATTTGAATAGGGTGCATAGGCAGATTCTTTCGCGGCAGCCGCCTGAACAATCAGTTCCCGATACTTCATTCTGCTCTCCTTCCCGTCCATGCCGGACTATCCCCATTCTAAACTATTTTTACCGTAAAATCCATAAAAACCTGCTAACAAAAGTCAAGACTTTTTAGCAGGTTTTTAAATATATTTTTCGTATGAATTTTTCCTACGACAATTAGACCGGTGGAAAATCCGGTCTGCCGTATCCGCTGTTTTAGTTCTTTTTACTTCTGGTATACTTCCATCACACGTGCATAATAAATCCTAAGGAATTTATTTAATCCCGCTATTTTTGCTGCACGTTTTGACTTTCCTTCTTTTTCTTTCTTCAAAATAAATCTATACACTGCTGCGTCTGCTGGCTCTTTATGGGTTTTCAGACATCTCATCACTTCATATCCAATCTTTCGCAGGCTGGAAGAACCTCTCTTGGATATTTTCCTCTCTGTCCCCATAAACTGCCCTGACTGATAGGGCGGCGCGTCGATTCCTGCGTGGGCTATCAGGGCTTTTCCGCTATGGAATCTTCTCACATCCCCAATCTCTGCAATCAATTTAGGCGCAAGGACATTTCCAACACCTCCCATTGCCCTGACAACCGGATATTCCGGCAGACTCTTGGCTAATGCCTGCATCTGTGTTAGAATGGTCATCAGAGTGTTATCGACTTCTCGTAACACCCGTACTGCCTCCTGTACCAGCATTTTGGTCGATGGGGTATCGGAGGGTACTGTGGGGATGCCTTCTTTTGCCAGTGCATAGATCTTGACGGCTTTATCCTGGCTCTGATGGTATCCCTTCTCTTTTGCCCATTTCAGATAGCTCTCTATAAACTGTTCCTCCGGTTTCTTCGTGATATTGTCATAATGCCAGTATTCTTCCGCAAAATCCCCCAGCTTATCTTTCCCATTTGTTTCATTCCAGCCTTTCAGCAGCGTTTTGATCCCAGGCATCGTATAGTCCAGAAGATGAGTCAGTTCCAACACGCTCTCCACACGCATCCGCATATAGTGACGGTACTGCCTTCCCAAAAGCTTCAGCTCCGCATAGACGCTTTCTTCTGCCTCATAGTCCTTCAGCCTGTACCAATGGTCAATCCCATAGTTAGAGATTGTAATGGCATCCTGCTTATCCGTTTTCACACGTCTTAACCCCTGACAGCGGTATTCCTTCATCTCAAATGGATTAATCACTGCCACAAACAGCCCTTTTTCTTTCAGATAGCTTAATACAGGCAGATGGTAGATCCCAGTAGCTTCCATGACCACACGGATGTCATCATTCAGACGCAGCAGCATGGAAGTCAGTTCGGACAGTTCTTTCTCCACATGACAGACTTCAAAAGGCCTGCTCACAACCTCACCATAAGGCTTTAAGATACATACGGTACTTTTTTCTTTTGACACATCAATTCCTACACTTATCATCTGTAACCTCCAAAATAAATCTGTAATTGTCCCATCCACACTTATTACCACTCATTTTAGTTCGTTACACGAAAGCACCTTACGGGTTTCAACCTGCTTAAACGACTGCTTAT is from Lachnospiraceae bacterium JLR.KK002 and encodes:
- a CDS encoding L,D-transpeptidase family protein; protein product: MKKSKRIISIMLCFLLAVSLFHVNTGEAQAAGAGNYILQVNKGTNVVTVYRKDGTPERAFVCSVGTATPLGTFYTPNKYRWHELDGPSYGQYCTRIVNGILFHSVWYYRNGDYASQSYVQYNKLGSTASHGCVRLTVADAKWIYDNCPLGTEVRIIYGSSANDPLGKPASIKVPNTGTGWDPTDPMAGNPYSSAMPSIDTSGASRTVSYGSNFNPLTGIVARDSLGNDISGNLAYAGKVNTKKLGDYKITYRVTDALGRNAYADVVYTVADTGKAKISGVKKTQTKEYKSTLKLKKNVKATTASGKNLTKQIKIKVIYPGSKKEKTYKKSTLKLTKLGTYKINYYVTHPDNKQVTKVTSTVKVRDTKKPKYSGIVSAKTVEYGSVLNLKSGVKAKLVSGKNMTSKVEVRVKAPNKEKFKKLSSSQYTNYRFTQTGIYTVRYTVKNPNNKKAVAVKEMTVTVVDTAAPVISGVTDQNAEIGTALNLRAGVTAALISGQDVTAGIRLNVTTPAGVSSEFTGTDYTFEQAGTYTVVYTVANPANSQAAVQAVKRITVTDNRTPVINIDANKLKTIEANAAYNVYEGVGAVLGQTAISGVTAQIIDASGQVLNIIDGAGMAVFAAPGTYTITYTVANPNNPAKLGTAQLTLTVTAPAADTAPQTAPASLEPEQEEVQPEPKEPQDETQPEPEQPRDEIQPESEQPEDENTVPAGSGTADESPAGAEPEAEM
- a CDS encoding phosphoenolpyruvate carboxykinase (ATP), which encodes MATKAYYPRTEIGPNKVGFSKTRSIIEAAFYGNNVVKVNTLKEAYELAKNSPGTVVTDMPVYRGEEFGLEPDAKVLLFNDGSITGRYAPARRITGKPGVNTTELDKILMDAVYDTRWKTMYHAEVFIGLDPEFMVKAHLLIPEGEENLLYSWMLNFQYMSDNYVKMYKSSKLYENEPDIYIFSDPQWVGTDKTDISDPNCLCYFNTDTNCAGILGMRYFGEHKKGTLTLAWALANRNGYASCHGGQKEYTLEDGSKYVAAVFGLSGSGKSTLTHAKHNNKYPSIKVLHDDAFIINAETCSSVALEPTYFDKTADYPTACEDNKFLLTAQNCSATLDEDGKVVLVTEDVRNGNGRAIKSKLWSPNRVDKIEAPVNAIFWIMKDPTIPPVVKLKGASLASVMGATLATKRSTAERLAAGVDPNALVVEPYANPFRTYPLVNDYEKFKSLVETKNVDCYIINTGEFMGKKVQPKDTLGVLEAIVEKKADFKPWGPFSDIEIFEWEGFVPNLSDKDYIEQLKARMQDRLNYVTNLDEAEGGFNKLPEDAAAAIKKVVDEANTL
- a CDS encoding cytidine deaminase, whose product is MKYRELIVQAAAAKESAYAPYSNFRVGAALLAKSGRIYTGCNIENVSFSATNCAERTAIFKAVSEGEREFEAIVINGDNHDYLAPCGICRQVLAEFCDFDTFSVILANDEEDYRVMTLGELFPGPFRKEDLKPCEPA
- a CDS encoding IS110 family transposase; this translates as MISVGIDVSKEKSTVCILKPYGEVVSRPFEVCHVEKELSELTSMLLRLNDDIRVVMEATGIYHLPVLSYLKEKGLFVAVINPFEMKEYRCQGLRRVKTDKQDAITISNYGIDHWYRLKDYEAEESVYAELKLLGRQYRHYMRMRVESVLELTHLLDYTMPGIKTLLKGWNETNGKDKLGDFAEEYWHYDNITKKPEEQFIESYLKWAKEKGYHQSQDKAVKIYALAKEGIPTVPSDTPSTKMLVQEAVRVLREVDNTLMTILTQMQALAKSLPEYPVVRAMGGVGNVLAPKLIAEIGDVRRFHSGKALIAHAGIDAPPYQSGQFMGTERKISKRGSSSLRKIGYEVMRCLKTHKEPADAAVYRFILKKEKEGKSKRAAKIAGLNKFLRIYYARVMEVYQK